In one Campylobacter insulaenigrae NCTC 12927 genomic region, the following are encoded:
- the rlmB gene encoding 23S rRNA (guanosine(2251)-2'-O)-methyltransferase RlmB, with product MIVYGKQVFFYILEKHKDKINEIFLAKECEKSEFTKITKCSKKIKKLDFKNAQSLARGGNHQGFLMDIKEFDFCEFNELKDKNFIVILYNISDVGNIGAIIRSAYALGAEGVILATKSVAVDGVIRTSSGAALDMKIALNDDILNMINELKQKGFYIYASASGGNNIHQITPKDKKVLIMGSEGFGIPSKILKKCDECVGIKMHNDFDSLNVSAAFAILCDRMING from the coding sequence TATTTTTTTATATTTTAGAAAAACATAAAGACAAAATCAATGAAATTTTTTTAGCAAAAGAATGCGAAAAAAGTGAATTTACAAAAATAACCAAATGCTCTAAAAAAATTAAAAAACTTGATTTTAAAAACGCTCAAAGTTTAGCTAGAGGCGGTAATCATCAAGGTTTTTTAATGGATATTAAAGAATTTGATTTTTGTGAATTTAATGAGCTAAAAGACAAAAATTTTATTGTTATTTTGTATAATATTAGCGATGTTGGAAATATTGGAGCTATTATTAGAAGCGCTTATGCTTTGGGTGCTGAAGGTGTGATTTTAGCAACTAAGAGTGTAGCTGTAGATGGTGTGATTAGAACTAGTAGCGGTGCAGCTTTAGATATGAAAATAGCTTTAAATGATGATATATTAAATATGATAAATGAATTAAAACAAAAAGGATTTTATATTTATGCAAGTGCAAGTGGTGGCAATAATATCCATCAAATTACACCTAAAGACAAAAAAGTTTTGATTATGGGAAGTGAAGGTTTTGGGATACCATCTAAAATTTTGAAAAAATGCGATGAATGTGTGGGAATAAAAATGCATAATGACTTTGATAGTTTAAATGTAAGTGCGGCATTTGCGATACTTTGTGATAGGATGATCAATGGATAG